A single genomic interval of Nostoc commune NIES-4072 harbors:
- a CDS encoding type II toxin-antitoxin system Phd/YefM family antitoxin yields the protein MSEKTFDIAYLSDNLLELLSDIQNNVEITLTRQGVPWAKVLPLSQAESTDEKANLNNGSMVMSSEDILEPRVAGFWQGQVKISDDFDETSQEVIAAFYGED from the coding sequence ATGTCAGAAAAAACTTTCGATATTGCTTACTTATCTGATAATTTACTTGAGTTATTATCAGATATCCAAAATAATGTTGAAATTACGCTAACTCGTCAAGGGGTTCCTTGGGCAAAGGTTTTACCTCTGTCTCAAGCAGAGTCTACAGATGAAAAAGCAAATTTAAATAATGGCTCAATGGTGATGAGTAGTGAAGATATCTTAGAACCCAGAGTTGCAGGTTTTTGGCAAGGGCAGGTTAAGATATCTGATGATTTTGATGAAACTTCCCAAGAGGTGATTGCTGCTTTTTATGGGGAAGATTAA
- a CDS encoding VOC family protein produces the protein MSSQTDVQVQRIRAIGLTVTNCVGAARRRHRSLEFYTQALAFELVSDITVEGQDYSDLEGVTGAKIRIITLRLGDELIELMEYLNIQGKSIPSYSQSNDLWFQHLAIVVSDIDRAYAHLRTFSIELISVAPQTIPPENEASGGVRAFKFKDPDGHDLELIWFPPDKGKDKWHQNSHRLFLGIDHSAIAIFNTEQSLHFYCNLLGMQIDSRSLNWRATQSRLDNLPGAEVKITGLRPVQDGVGIELLDYIVPGKGRPMPSDWKSCDIAHIQIELVVNNLEQLVDKLRRNGVEFVSSRIVQFSDRSFPYRQGCLVKDPDGHAILLIGES, from the coding sequence ATGTCTAGTCAAACCGATGTACAAGTACAAAGAATTAGAGCTATTGGCTTAACGGTGACAAACTGCGTAGGCGCAGCCCGTCGTAGACATCGCTCTTTGGAATTCTATACACAAGCACTTGCTTTTGAACTCGTTTCTGACATTACTGTTGAAGGACAGGATTATAGCGACTTAGAAGGTGTGACTGGGGCAAAAATTCGCATTATCACTTTACGATTAGGTGATGAACTTATCGAGTTGATGGAGTATCTTAATATTCAGGGTAAATCCATCCCCAGCTATTCACAAAGTAATGACCTGTGGTTTCAACATCTGGCAATTGTAGTGAGTGATATAGATCGTGCTTATGCTCACTTGCGTACATTTTCCATTGAACTAATTTCAGTTGCTCCCCAGACAATACCACCTGAAAATGAAGCATCGGGTGGTGTCCGCGCTTTTAAGTTTAAAGACCCTGATGGTCATGATTTAGAGTTAATTTGGTTTCCGCCTGATAAAGGAAAAGATAAATGGCATCAAAATAGTCATCGCTTGTTTTTGGGAATTGATCATAGTGCGATCGCTATTTTCAATACCGAGCAGAGTCTACACTTTTACTGCAACCTCCTGGGAATGCAAATTGATAGCCGCAGTCTCAACTGGCGTGCAACCCAATCTCGCTTGGATAATTTACCAGGAGCCGAAGTCAAAATTACAGGACTGCGACCTGTTCAAGATGGTGTGGGAATTGAACTGTTAGACTATATTGTGCCTGGAAAAGGCCGCCCAATGCCGAGTGACTGGAAAAGCTGCGATATTGCACATATCCAAATTGAGCTAGTTGTAAATAATCTTGAGCAGTTAGTGGATAAGCTACGGCGTAACGGGGTTGAGTTTGTATCGTCGCGGATTGTGCAGTTTAGCGATCGCTCTTTTCCTTATCGGCAAGGTTGTTTAGTTAAAGATCCTGATGGACACGCAATATTGCTAATTGGGGAATCTTGA
- a CDS encoding SDR family oxidoreductase encodes MSYSPYLLKGQKALVTGGSSGIGEAIARYLAASGAAVVINYHSEAEEAQKIVDDIKAANGEAFAIQADVSKEDQVKAMFSKTLQEFGTIDILINNAGLQKDSAFVDMTLDQWNKVIDVNLTGQFLCAKEAAKEFLRRGVKPDISCAAGKIICISSVHQVIPWAGHVNYATSKGGINMMMQSIAQELAPHKIRVNSIAPGAIKTPINKSAWDTPQAEAKLLQLIPAKRVGDVEDIGKAAVWLASDDSDYVNGTTLFVDGGMTLYPGFTENG; translated from the coding sequence ATGAGTTATTCCCCTTATCTGCTTAAAGGTCAAAAAGCACTTGTGACAGGTGGTAGTTCTGGAATTGGTGAAGCGATCGCTCGCTATTTGGCTGCATCAGGTGCAGCAGTCGTTATCAATTACCATTCTGAAGCTGAAGAAGCTCAAAAGATTGTTGATGATATCAAAGCTGCTAATGGAGAAGCATTCGCTATTCAAGCCGATGTCAGCAAAGAAGACCAAGTAAAAGCGATGTTTAGCAAAACGCTTCAAGAATTTGGCACTATTGATATTTTGATAAACAATGCAGGTCTTCAAAAAGATTCAGCATTTGTAGATATGACCCTTGACCAATGGAATAAAGTTATTGATGTAAACTTGACAGGGCAATTTTTATGTGCTAAAGAAGCTGCAAAAGAGTTTTTGCGTCGAGGTGTGAAGCCTGATATTTCATGTGCCGCAGGTAAGATTATTTGTATCAGTTCAGTACATCAGGTAATTCCTTGGGCTGGTCATGTTAATTATGCTACGAGTAAAGGCGGTATTAATATGATGATGCAAAGTATTGCCCAAGAACTTGCTCCTCACAAAATTCGCGTCAATAGTATTGCTCCTGGTGCAATTAAAACTCCAATCAATAAATCAGCTTGGGATACTCCACAAGCAGAGGCGAAGTTACTACAATTGATTCCAGCGAAACGTGTGGGTGATGTAGAAGATATCGGCAAAGCAGCAGTTTGGTTGGCTTCTGATGACTCTGATTATGTCAACGGTACAACACTGTTTGTAGATGGTGGTATGACTTTGTATCCGGGTTTTACAGAGAATGGTTAA
- a CDS encoding cation diffusion facilitator family transporter — MAIDSSKKTIFAAMGSNLAIAITKFIAASITGSSAMISEGIHSIVDTSDQLLLLLGISRSQKPADDSHPFGYGQELYFWTFIVAILIFAIGGGMSIYEGITHLINPSPLEDPMWNYIVLGVAILLEGYSWTVALKEFLPTKGKQNFWQAIKNSKDPTVITILFEDTAAILGLIVALIGIFLGHLFNNVYFDGIASIIIGIILAIVAVVLARESKGLLVGESADPQTIANIRSLSKTEPGVKEVIRVLTMQLAPKEVLLNLELQFSHNLTGEEIALTVESLEANIRQKHPEIKQIFIEAKSLTASRKYSQTSQ, encoded by the coding sequence ATGGCAATTGATTCATCTAAAAAAACAATCTTTGCGGCGATGGGGTCGAATTTAGCGATCGCTATTACTAAATTTATCGCCGCTTCCATTACTGGCAGTTCCGCAATGATATCTGAGGGTATTCATTCAATTGTAGATACTAGCGACCAACTATTACTTTTGCTGGGAATTAGCAGAAGCCAAAAACCAGCAGATGATAGTCATCCTTTTGGTTATGGACAAGAACTTTACTTCTGGACTTTTATTGTTGCCATCCTCATCTTTGCCATTGGTGGCGGGATGTCAATTTATGAGGGAATTACTCATTTAATTAATCCTAGTCCTTTAGAAGACCCAATGTGGAATTATATTGTGTTAGGTGTGGCAATATTATTAGAGGGTTATTCTTGGACTGTAGCTTTGAAAGAGTTTTTGCCAACCAAAGGTAAACAAAATTTTTGGCAAGCTATCAAAAATAGTAAAGATCCTACAGTAATTACAATATTATTTGAGGATACTGCCGCAATTTTAGGTTTAATCGTTGCCTTAATCGGAATTTTCTTAGGACATTTATTTAATAATGTTTATTTTGACGGGATCGCCTCAATTATTATTGGCATTATCTTAGCTATAGTAGCAGTGGTACTAGCGAGAGAAAGTAAAGGTTTATTAGTTGGTGAGAGTGCAGATCCTCAAACTATAGCTAATATCCGTTCTTTGTCAAAAACAGAACCAGGAGTGAAAGAAGTTATCCGGGTGCTAACAATGCAACTTGCTCCTAAAGAAGTATTGCTCAACTTAGAACTTCAATTTTCTCACAATCTTACAGGTGAAGAAATAGCTTTAACTGTAGAAAGTTTAGAAGCAAACATTCGCCAAAAGCATCCTGAGATCAAACAAATTTTTATTGAAGCTAAATCCTTAACTGCATCTCGCAAATATTCTCAAACTTCTCAATAA
- a CDS encoding alpha/beta hydrolase, with protein MAPKTQSHPYFITTQSSNPNYPLFVFLPGMDETGKELIYIQTAGLEAAFDVRCFVIPPDDLTSWDEMTEKVINLTKIELEKTPRRYVYLCGESFGGCLALKVLEKFPQLFTKIILINSASSFHRVPWLNLGSLLFPYTPQLFYKISSFLSLPFLANLSRIPPTASLALSKSTSSAPQETANQRLSLMRDFDIDENKLSQITQPVLLIGSRNDRLLPSEAEAQYLSNIFPNHQIIALPHSGHACLVERDVNLYQLLLSANFTVA; from the coding sequence ATGGCACCTAAAACTCAAAGTCATCCTTATTTTATAACTACGCAATCATCTAACCCAAATTATCCACTCTTTGTGTTTCTACCGGGGATGGATGAGACTGGGAAGGAATTGATATATATTCAAACAGCAGGTTTAGAAGCTGCTTTTGATGTGCGTTGTTTTGTTATTCCACCTGACGATCTAACAAGTTGGGATGAAATGACAGAAAAAGTGATAAATTTAACTAAGATAGAACTAGAAAAAACACCGCGTAGGTACGTTTATCTTTGTGGAGAATCATTCGGTGGTTGCTTGGCACTCAAAGTCCTAGAAAAGTTTCCTCAGCTATTTACAAAGATTATTTTAATTAATTCTGCTTCTTCATTTCATCGAGTACCTTGGTTAAATTTAGGTTCACTTTTATTTCCTTATACACCTCAGCTTTTTTATAAAATATCCTCGTTTTTATCTTTACCATTTCTAGCTAATTTAAGTCGAATTCCACCTACTGCAAGCCTTGCTCTTTCAAAATCGACTAGTTCCGCACCACAAGAAACTGCTAATCAGCGATTATCCCTGATGAGAGACTTTGATATTGACGAGAATAAATTATCTCAAATTACTCAACCTGTCTTACTAATTGGTAGTAGAAATGACCGACTTTTACCTTCAGAAGCAGAAGCACAATATTTAAGTAATATTTTCCCTAATCATCAGATCATAGCTTTACCTCATAGCGGTCATGCTTGCTTAGTTGAAAGGGATGTTAATCTCTATCAACTTTTATTATCCGCTAATTTTACTGTTGCATAA
- a CDS encoding type II toxin-antitoxin system VapC family toxin: MSFLLDTHILLWFLENDSKLSNQVRKVITNPENLIFVSAISAWEISIKQSLGKLIAPSNLEEALRFSRLEVLAITLAHGIKVADLPMYHKDPFDRMLIAQALVEGLTIITVDQKFKFYDVALLITES; the protein is encoded by the coding sequence ATGAGTTTTCTGCTAGATACTCATATCCTGCTCTGGTTTTTAGAAAATGATTCTAAGTTGTCAAATCAGGTACGAAAGGTAATTACTAATCCTGAAAATTTAATTTTTGTCAGTGCTATTAGTGCTTGGGAAATTTCGATTAAACAGTCTTTAGGAAAGTTAATAGCTCCTAGTAATTTAGAAGAGGCTTTGCGCTTTAGTCGGTTAGAGGTTTTAGCGATTACGTTGGCACATGGAATAAAGGTTGCTGATTTGCCAATGTATCATAAAGATCCTTTTGATCGGATGTTAATTGCTCAGGCTTTGGTAGAAGGTCTAACGATAATTACTGTAGATCAGAAGTTTAAATTTTATGATGTGGCGTTGTTAATAACTGAATCATAA
- a CDS encoding permease, with amino-acid sequence MNTINPFSDPINGIFLALSMTFSMFWEILWALILGFTLSGIVQAVISKGEMSRLLPDASPKSIAVACGLGAASSSCSYASVALARSIFRKGGNFTAAIAFQFASTNLVIELGIILAVLMGWQFTLAEFIGGLLMIAILVFLFKVFLKPQMVKAAKKQANRGLSGKMEGHANMDMSVTEGSIWQRIFSDKGFTSISHYFVMDWVSVWLDIALGLVIAGALAAWVSNDFWQAFFLTDHPIWSKLWGPIVGPIVAIFSFVCSVGNVPLAAVLWNGGISFGGVVAFIFADLIILPILNIYRKYYGLKISIFLAIAFYAAMVSAALIIEFLFQVLGLIPQEHSAKVVEVSIQFNYTTVLNILFLALAALLVARFFKTGGPNMLKMMNSGSEQEHSEHHHNMMHYAMRKRRNKSVRNLPI; translated from the coding sequence ATGAACACTATAAACCCTTTTAGCGACCCCATAAATGGAATTTTCCTAGCACTTAGTATGACATTTTCTATGTTCTGGGAAATTCTTTGGGCGCTCATTCTTGGTTTTACGCTATCAGGTATTGTTCAAGCGGTAATTTCCAAAGGGGAAATGAGCCGACTACTACCAGATGCGTCACCAAAATCGATCGCAGTAGCCTGTGGTTTAGGTGCAGCTTCATCGTCGTGTTCTTACGCTTCTGTCGCCCTTGCCCGCTCAATCTTTCGCAAAGGGGGTAACTTTACAGCCGCGATCGCATTTCAATTTGCCTCAACTAATTTAGTCATTGAACTAGGCATTATCTTGGCAGTATTAATGGGGTGGCAATTTACCCTGGCTGAGTTTATTGGCGGGCTATTGATGATTGCCATACTGGTATTTCTGTTTAAAGTATTCCTCAAACCTCAGATGGTGAAAGCAGCTAAAAAACAAGCCAACCGGGGACTTTCCGGTAAAATGGAAGGACACGCCAATATGGATATGTCAGTCACAGAAGGTTCTATTTGGCAAAGGATTTTTTCTGATAAAGGGTTTACATCCATTAGCCACTACTTTGTCATGGACTGGGTTTCGGTGTGGTTAGATATTGCCCTGGGACTAGTAATTGCAGGGGCTTTGGCTGCTTGGGTATCCAACGACTTTTGGCAAGCATTCTTTCTCACAGATCACCCTATATGGTCGAAGTTATGGGGGCCAATTGTCGGGCCAATTGTAGCGATATTTTCCTTTGTTTGTTCTGTGGGGAATGTTCCTCTAGCGGCTGTGCTGTGGAATGGAGGTATTAGTTTTGGAGGCGTAGTTGCATTTATTTTTGCCGACCTGATTATACTGCCAATTTTAAATATTTACCGCAAATATTACGGTTTGAAAATTAGTATATTTCTAGCGATCGCTTTTTACGCAGCGATGGTAAGTGCGGCATTAATCATTGAATTTCTGTTCCAAGTTTTGGGGTTAATACCACAAGAACACAGCGCCAAAGTAGTTGAGGTATCTATCCAATTTAACTACACTACAGTATTGAATATTTTGTTTTTGGCTTTAGCAGCTTTACTCGTTGCGCGGTTCTTCAAAACTGGCGGGCCGAATATGCTGAAAATGATGAATAGCGGCAGCGAACAAGAACATAGCGAACACCACCATAACATGATGCATTATGCTATGAGAAAGAGGAGAAATAAATCTGTAAGAAATTTACCTATTTAG
- a CDS encoding glycoside hydrolase family 15 protein — translation MVKILSQGQAFGSPGIDPRWTHANKDGVGTAYSTSSNIWFTIWNGVVTEIYHPTVDKPQVRDLQYLISDGKSFFHEEKRHLESKVEPMWTHGLGYRITNSDPQERYAVIKEVIADPHLSCILQRTKLTGDSDFISQLQLYALCAPHLKVGGRGNNGYAVQVAGHRILTAEKGGRWLAMGATIPFTRLSCGYVGESDGWTDLADNFQMDWEFDSAVDGNIALTGELNLDSTKEFTLGLAFGTNLHNAISTLFQSLNIPFEQQKQQYNEQWKRSRDDIHSLENVSYDDGKLYHNSISLLLAHEDKTYPGALIASLAIPWGEAKDDQDQGGYHLVWTRDMVSSVAGLVAAGETDTAVRSLIYLATSQQEDGGFPQNFWVDGKPYWTGIQLDEVAFPILLAWLLHQQKTCLNFDIYPMILRAAGYLIRHGPATQQERWEENSGYSPSTLASNIAALICAAQFVRERDDEVTATFIEEYADFLESHIEDWTVTTEGTLVSGIKRHYIRITPTDINNPQPNENPNQGTLVIRNKPPGEPSEFPAKEIVDGGFLQLVRYGIRKADDPIIVDSVKVIDAVLKVDTSAGPCWHRYNHDGYGQQEDGSPYTGFGKGRAWPLLTGERGHYELAMGGDVKTYIKAMEGFASDTCLLPEQVWDEADISENHLYLGKPTGSAMPLMWAHSEYIKLLRSNHDGQVFDLIPQVANRYLGERKQCKSLEIWKFNRQIDKVKKGYTLRIHALASFQLHWSDDNWQTVKDTPATSTKLGVNFVDIAIDDNQQQPINFTFFWIESSKWEGRNYTIRIS, via the coding sequence ATGGTAAAAATTCTTAGTCAAGGACAGGCTTTTGGCTCACCAGGTATCGATCCTCGGTGGACTCATGCAAATAAAGATGGAGTCGGCACAGCTTACTCTACCTCTAGTAACATTTGGTTTACTATCTGGAATGGTGTTGTGACTGAAATCTACCATCCCACAGTAGACAAACCACAAGTTCGGGATTTGCAGTATTTAATTTCTGATGGAAAAAGCTTTTTTCACGAAGAGAAACGACATCTCGAATCAAAAGTTGAACCGATGTGGACTCATGGTTTAGGATATCGCATCACTAATTCCGATCCACAAGAGCGTTATGCTGTCATCAAAGAAGTAATTGCTGACCCGCATTTATCCTGTATTTTACAACGCACAAAATTAACAGGAGATAGCGATTTTATTTCCCAACTCCAGCTATACGCTTTGTGTGCGCCACATCTGAAAGTTGGAGGTAGAGGTAATAATGGTTACGCTGTACAAGTTGCTGGACATCGAATTCTCACAGCCGAGAAAGGAGGAAGATGGTTAGCGATGGGTGCAACAATTCCCTTTACCCGTCTTTCTTGTGGCTACGTTGGTGAAAGTGATGGTTGGACAGATTTAGCTGATAATTTTCAGATGGATTGGGAGTTTGATAGTGCTGTAGATGGCAACATAGCATTAACTGGAGAACTAAATTTAGACAGCACTAAAGAGTTTACTTTAGGGTTGGCATTTGGGACAAATCTGCATAATGCAATTTCTACACTATTTCAGTCGCTGAATATTCCTTTTGAACAGCAGAAGCAGCAATATAACGAACAGTGGAAGCGATCGCGCGACGACATCCACTCATTAGAAAATGTCTCTTATGATGATGGGAAGTTGTATCACAACAGCATTAGTCTGTTGTTGGCACATGAAGATAAAACCTATCCTGGCGCATTAATTGCATCTCTGGCTATCCCTTGGGGTGAAGCCAAAGACGACCAAGACCAAGGAGGCTATCACCTTGTCTGGACGCGGGATATGGTTAGCAGTGTAGCAGGTTTAGTAGCTGCTGGCGAAACAGATACAGCAGTGCGATCGCTAATTTATCTCGCCACTAGTCAGCAGGAAGATGGCGGTTTTCCCCAAAATTTCTGGGTTGATGGTAAACCTTATTGGACAGGTATCCAGCTTGATGAAGTGGCATTTCCCATTCTTTTAGCATGGCTATTACATCAGCAAAAAACTTGTTTAAACTTCGATATTTATCCGATGATTTTACGGGCGGCTGGTTATTTAATTCGTCATGGGCCAGCTACCCAACAAGAACGCTGGGAAGAAAATAGTGGTTATTCACCATCAACATTAGCATCTAATATTGCCGCCTTAATTTGTGCTGCTCAATTTGTTCGTGAACGTGACGATGAAGTAACAGCAACGTTTATCGAAGAATACGCTGATTTTTTAGAATCTCACATCGAAGATTGGACGGTTACTACTGAAGGAACTTTAGTTTCTGGCATCAAACGCCATTACATTCGGATTACTCCTACAGATATTAATAATCCTCAACCCAACGAAAATCCTAACCAAGGAACTCTTGTTATCAGAAATAAACCACCTGGCGAACCGTCAGAATTTCCCGCGAAGGAAATTGTTGATGGCGGGTTTTTGCAATTAGTACGCTATGGAATTCGCAAAGCTGACGATCCAATTATTGTTGATTCTGTCAAAGTAATTGATGCAGTTTTAAAAGTAGATACATCTGCTGGGCCTTGTTGGCATCGTTACAACCACGATGGCTACGGCCAGCAAGAAGACGGCAGTCCTTATACTGGTTTTGGTAAGGGACGCGCTTGGCCTCTCTTAACAGGAGAACGGGGACATTATGAATTAGCTATGGGCGGCGATGTCAAAACATATATTAAGGCGATGGAAGGATTTGCATCAGATACTTGTTTACTACCTGAACAGGTTTGGGATGAAGCAGATATATCTGAAAACCATCTGTATTTAGGAAAACCAACAGGTTCGGCAATGCCTTTAATGTGGGCACATTCGGAGTATATCAAACTGCTACGGTCAAATCATGATGGTCAGGTATTTGATTTGATTCCACAGGTGGCGAATCGATATCTAGGCGAAAGAAAGCAGTGTAAATCGTTGGAAATTTGGAAGTTTAACCGTCAAATAGACAAAGTTAAAAAAGGTTATACATTGCGAATTCATGCTTTAGCGTCTTTTCAATTGCACTGGTCAGATGATAATTGGCAAACTGTAAAAGATACACCTGCAACTTCTACAAAATTAGGGGTTAATTTTGTAGATATTGCTATTGATGATAATCAGCAACAGCCAATCAACTTTACCTTTTTCTGGATTGAAAGCAGCAAATGGGAAGGACGCAATTATACGATTAGAATTTCGTAA
- a CDS encoding cupin, whose translation MQNTSPKPTIEYWHVWTDNDGISHQSRCQIEDFMEKGIAPDTSPQWLSNLKQSGATITFTVLPVGWVGNWHENPKPQWIIPLSGRWFVETMDGQRVEMGVGEISFGEDQGTKADAQGHKGHLSGTVGDVPAVLIMVQFEETPTIDQSCRFR comes from the coding sequence ATGCAGAATACATCACCCAAACCAACAATTGAATACTGGCACGTCTGGACTGACAACGACGGTATAAGTCACCAATCCCGTTGTCAAATTGAAGACTTTATGGAAAAAGGCATAGCCCCGGATACCTCACCGCAGTGGCTTTCTAATTTGAAGCAGTCCGGTGCTACAATCACTTTTACTGTGCTACCTGTGGGATGGGTTGGTAACTGGCATGAGAACCCGAAACCCCAGTGGATCATACCTTTATCGGGACGCTGGTTTGTGGAGACTATGGACGGACAGCGAGTCGAGATGGGTGTTGGCGAAATTTCCTTTGGAGAAGATCAGGGTACGAAAGCAGACGCGCAAGGTCATAAAGGTCACTTATCTGGAACAGTAGGCGATGTGCCAGCTGTTCTAATAATGGTGCAATTTGAGGAGACTCCGACTATAGACCAATCTTGTCGATTTAGATAA
- a CDS encoding amylo-alpha-1,6-glucosidase yields MPTKVTVNSGLITINDGSSFLVTASDGSIDENLPQGFFVWDTRLISYYEISLNRYRLSLLASSNITHHNALYQFTNPQLPTINDSLPPGSLLVTVRRDIVEGMHEDIDITNYHNEVVEFQLMLAVRSDFADIFDVKSQQILTRGETQTRWENGVLTTEYRNGSFLRGIVIEPVCTSSEARYANGRLMFDVVIAPGKTWHTCVNFTALADGNIFKPQNTCAVPHSTKAGKVRDEFLTNATKLRSSNAEIAEYYQQAIADMGALRIEVDDNGHQFWMPAAGIPWFVAVFGRDSIIASLQAIAVYHEFARGTLLKLAQLQATELDDWHDAQPGKMLHEMRRDELTTLNLLLYHPYYGTVDTTILWIVTLAEAYNWNADVSMLDECRAPLEKALNWIDKYGDFDGDGFVEYLTHSPKGLRNQSWKDSGDAIVYPNGELVEPPIALCEVQGYVYDAWLRAAVIYEVWGEKEQAKKLRQKAEELYQRFNEQFWMDSVGFYCLGLDDKKQQIQSITSNPGHLLWSGIVPQERAKKLVNRLFQPDMWCGWGVRTLSSQNQAYNPISYQRGSVWPHDNSIIAAGLKRYGYHQEANRIAEGIFTAASYFQAGRMPELFAGIERQDDNFPVPYPDANIPQAWAAGSIFLLIRTILGLKADASKQQLKVQPNLPDFLPDLELTNLSVGDATVGLRFWRDGQQTQWEVTHLDGELEVSTT; encoded by the coding sequence ATGCCTACAAAAGTTACTGTCAATTCGGGTTTGATAACTATTAACGATGGCTCTTCTTTTTTAGTAACGGCTAGTGATGGTTCTATCGACGAGAATTTACCTCAAGGTTTTTTTGTTTGGGACACACGGCTAATTTCTTACTACGAAATTTCTCTTAATCGCTATCGACTTTCGTTGCTAGCCTCTAGCAATATCACCCATCATAATGCACTTTACCAATTCACTAACCCACAACTTCCTACTATCAACGACTCTTTACCTCCTGGTAGTTTGCTTGTAACTGTTCGGCGCGATATTGTGGAAGGTATGCATGAAGATATTGATATAACTAACTATCACAATGAAGTTGTTGAGTTTCAATTAATGCTAGCTGTGCGTTCTGATTTTGCGGATATTTTTGATGTCAAATCACAGCAAATTTTGACGCGGGGTGAAACACAAACCAGATGGGAAAATGGTGTACTCACTACTGAATATCGTAACGGCTCTTTCTTGCGAGGTATTGTGATTGAGCCAGTTTGTACTAGTTCTGAGGCACGCTATGCCAATGGTCGTTTAATGTTTGATGTGGTCATTGCTCCTGGGAAAACATGGCACACTTGTGTCAATTTTACAGCCTTAGCAGATGGAAATATTTTCAAACCTCAAAATACCTGCGCTGTGCCTCACAGTACGAAAGCAGGAAAGGTTAGGGATGAATTTCTGACTAATGCGACAAAGTTGCGATCGTCTAATGCTGAAATTGCCGAATACTATCAGCAAGCGATCGCAGATATGGGAGCATTGCGGATTGAGGTGGATGATAATGGACATCAATTTTGGATGCCTGCTGCTGGTATACCCTGGTTTGTTGCCGTTTTTGGACGCGACTCAATAATTGCTAGCTTGCAAGCGATCGCAGTTTATCATGAATTTGCTCGTGGCACGTTACTGAAACTGGCTCAACTCCAAGCAACTGAGTTGGATGATTGGCACGATGCCCAACCGGGCAAAATGCTCCACGAAATGCGCCGCGATGAGTTAACTACATTAAACCTACTTCTATATCATCCCTACTACGGAACAGTAGATACTACCATCCTTTGGATTGTTACTTTAGCTGAAGCCTATAACTGGAATGCTGATGTCAGTATGCTTGATGAGTGTCGAGCGCCACTGGAAAAGGCACTAAATTGGATTGACAAATACGGCGATTTTGACGGCGATGGCTTTGTTGAGTATTTAACTCATTCGCCAAAAGGATTACGCAATCAAAGTTGGAAAGATTCGGGTGATGCAATAGTTTACCCAAATGGTGAGTTAGTTGAGCCGCCAATCGCTTTGTGTGAAGTTCAAGGCTACGTTTATGATGCGTGGCTGAGGGCAGCTGTAATTTATGAAGTTTGGGGCGAAAAAGAGCAAGCCAAAAAGCTACGTCAAAAAGCCGAAGAACTTTATCAACGATTTAATGAACAATTCTGGATGGATTCAGTTGGCTTTTACTGTTTAGGATTAGACGATAAAAAGCAGCAAATTCAATCAATTACCTCAAATCCTGGTCATCTACTATGGTCTGGTATTGTCCCACAGGAACGAGCCAAAAAACTTGTTAACCGACTTTTTCAGCCAGATATGTGGTGTGGTTGGGGTGTACGGACTCTTTCATCTCAAAATCAGGCATATAACCCAATTAGTTATCAACGAGGTAGTGTATGGCCTCACGACAACTCCATAATTGCCGCCGGATTAAAGCGATATGGCTATCACCAAGAAGCTAACCGCATTGCTGAGGGTATCTTTACTGCTGCTAGTTATTTTCAAGCTGGGCGAATGCCAGAATTGTTTGCGGGAATTGAACGCCAAGATGATAACTTTCCAGTCCCATACCCAGACGCTAATATACCCCAAGCTTGGGCTGCTGGTTCAATTTTTTTACTCATTCGTACTATTTTAGGACTTAAAGCTGATGCCTCAAAACAACAGTTAAAAGTACAACCGAATCTACCAGATTTCTTACCTGATTTAGAACTCACAAATTTGTCCGTGGGAGACGCTACGGTGGGATTACGCTTTTGGCGCGATGGCCAACAAACTCAATGGGAAGTTACCCATCTCGATGGTGAATTAGAAGTTTCTACTACTTAG